In Ascaphus truei isolate aAscTru1 chromosome 5, aAscTru1.hap1, whole genome shotgun sequence, one genomic interval encodes:
- the RASSF8 gene encoding ras association domain-containing protein 8 yields the protein MELKVWVDGAQRIVCGVTEVTTCQEVVIALAQAIGRTGRYTLIEKWRDTERHLAPHENPIISLNKWGQYACDVQLILRRTGPSISERPTSDSGAHIPERTLYRQSLPPLAKLRPQNDKSIKRREPKRKSLTFTGGAKGLMDIFGKGKESEFKQKVLNNCKTTAEELKKLIHLQNEKLLSIEKQLDSNEAEMRYWEQKHKSNLEEDIVRLEQKIKRNEVEIEEEEFWENELQIELENEKQLKEQLQELTQRIFQCEKQLKDYLKQIHSIESGIEAEKLQMEVQESQINEEVVRGQIGKIKGQVDVQGQESLRLENGSRAVERTLGQAAKRLMDREQELEQLTKELRQVNLQQFIQQTGTKVTVLPAEPSDAEFPQPVKEPAFQSGSLKRPGSSRQLPSNLRILQNALSSGFNPEGIYV from the exons ATGGAACTCAAAGTATGGGTAGACGGAGCCCAGAGAATTGTGTGCGGAGTGACAGAAGTGACCACATGCCAGGAAGTTGTGATTGCCCTTGCACAAGCTATAG GCCGCACTGGAAGATACACATTGATAGAAAAATGGAGAGACACCGAGAGACACTTAGCACCTCATGAAAATCCGATCATTTCTTTAAACAAGTGGGGACAGTATGCCTGTGACGTGCAGCTTATATTGAGACGCACGGGGCCATCGATCAGCGAGAGGCCCACCTCCGACAGTGGCGCCCATATCCCTGAGAGAACTTTGTACCGGCAAAGTCTGCCCCCGCTGGCCAAGTTAAGGCCGCAAAACGACAAATCGATTAAAAGGAGAGAGCCAAAAAGGAAGTCGTTGACTTTCACCGGAGGGGCCAAGGGGCTTATGGATATTTTTGGTAAAGGTAAGGAGTCggagtttaagcagaaagtgctTAACAACTGTAAAACCACAGCTGAAGAATTAAAGAAGTTGATCCACCTCCAGAATGAGAAGCTCCTGTCTATCGAGAAACAGCTGGACTCAAACGAAGCTGAAATGAGATATTGGGAGCAGAAGCACAAATCCAACCTGGAAGAGGATATCGTGAGATTGGAGCAAAAGATCAAAAGGAACGAGGTGGAAATCGAGGAAGAGGAGTTTTGGGAAAATGAGCTGCAGATTGAGCTGGAAAATGAGAAGCAGCTGAAGGAACAGCTCCAGGAGTTGACCCAAAGGATCTTCCAGTGTGAGAAGCAATTAAAAGACTACCTGAAGCAAATCCATAGCATAGAAAGCGGCATTGAGGCGGAAAAACTGCAGATGGAAGTTCAGGAGTCCCAAATAAACGAAGAAGTGGTAAGGGGACAGATTGGAAAGATTAAAGGGCAAGTGGATGTCCAAGGGCAGGAGAGTCTACGGCTTGAAAACGGCTCCAGGGCAGTGGAAAGAACTCTGGGACAGGCGGCTAAACGGTTAATG GATCGAGAGCAAGAACTGGAGCAGCTTACTAAGGAGTTAAGACAAGTGAATCTTCAACAGTTTATCCAGCAGACAGGAACCAAGGTTACAGTACTACCAGCAGAGCCAAGTGATGCAGAATTCCCCCAGCCAGTGAAAG AGCCAGCATTTCAGTCGGGATCATTGAAACGACCTGGATCATCACGGCAGCTCCCAAGCAACCTACGGATTCTTCAGAACGCGCTGTCGTCCGGTTTTAACCCGGAAGGCATCTACGTATAG